CTGTTTCTATCTGTACCAAGGCTTCTACTATTTTCTCTCTCCATTTTTCAATCTTCTTCTTATATTCTCCACTTAACGCCCTTACAGCTATTTTATTTTCCAGTTCTGTTTTACTCTCTATTACACTCTTTACTGCTTCAGCCCTGGTAAGATCCATCTTTCCATTTAGAAACGCCCGCCTTGTAAACTCTCCTTTTTTAGCACCGTCAATTCCATTAGATTTCAATTCTTTTATTATGGAATTGATTATATATGGGCCCCCATGGCAGAAAATTTCTACCATGTCTTCGCCTGTGTATGAGTTGGGCCGCCTGTATTTTATTACAGTGACCTCATCAATTATTTCTCCACTGTTTATTCTACAAAATTTGAAAAGAGATATTTTTTTGGGTTCTGCTTTATGAAACTTTTCAGTAGGATCGAGGCATAAAGATACTTTCTCAAATGCCTCTTCTCCACTGATTCTTATGATCCCTAATGCACCTGTTCCTGCGGGTGTCGCGACTGCCGCAATTGTCCTTTCACGACCCATCTATTCCTCATTTTTTCTTTGCAGTCGCTTCAGCTACACTTTTTTTATTCTTCTTTTCTATATAATACTGTTGTAAGAGTCCCAGAGCACTTGATGCTGTCCAGTACAAGACCAGTCCAGCGGGGAAATTATTAAACAAAACAAGCATAAATACAGGCATGAAATAGATCATTGCCTTTTGATTGGGATCTTTTATTGTCATCTTGTTTTGAAAATATGTCAGAACTGCCATAATGATAGGCAAAAGTGCTATGCTTGTTCCATAAAGTGGAATTCCCTGAGGAAAAATGCTTGTAAGAGAAATTAGTGATTCCGGTCTTGATAGATCATTTACCCAGGGAATTACCCATGTACCTGCTCCCCTAAGTTCAATTGCCTTTCTTAGAACAACAAACAAAGCTATAAATATCGGCATTTGAAGAAACAGTGGCAGACATCCTGGATTTAATGGATTTATTCCCTCCTGACGATATACTGCCATTATCTCTTCGTTCATTTTTCTTGGATTGTTTTTATATCTCTTTCTTATAGCTTCTACTTTAGGTTGTATGTCTTTCATCCTGGACATTGATTTTGTACTACTCTGAGTCATAGGGTAAGTAACTACCCTCGAAAGAATAGTAATAAGAAGAATAGCAACACCAAAATCCTTTACCAGGTTATATAGGACAAGCAGCAGCCAGAGAGTAAATTCTGCAAGCCATGGAAACCATTTGTCTGCATAAAAGAACCATCTGGTCCACCCTGTTACAGAAAAGAGTATTTTTTCAAATTTAAGGTTGAAACTTTTCAGCGTTTCTAACTGATTAGGCCCGGTATAAAACCAGTAAGATTCTGTATTTTCATTTGCACTATTTGTATAACTGATTTCATAATTTATAGATTTAATTGATTTCCTGTTTTTTCCTTTTGCGTCAGTTTCAAATCCTTTTATAGTGAGATCTGCATCTCTAACGGAATCAGATACGATACTTATGAAGAAATATTTCGAAGTTACTCCAATCCATCGATAGTTTCCTGTAATCTCTTCTTTTTCCGTTTTCCTCATGTTGATATGCTGTACTGATGAACCATCAGAGTAATGCACAATTCTCTGTTCAGGCTGTGATCCACTAGTTTCGCTTTCTTCTATTCCGCTCAACCAGCTTACACCTATTCTCTCCCCACTCAGTTGAGTTCCGGATACCTTCATTCCTATCTGATATCCTTCTCCCATAAAAGAGAATATTTTTTTAATTACATCTCCATTTTTCAATGTATGTT
The DNA window shown above is from Fibrobacter sp. and carries:
- the yidC gene encoding membrane protein insertase YidC codes for the protein KNSLIAFILIMLVVMFFTSPQYNKFFNEVTGRKPVPTEKGKSLPKKEEPESQVQIDTTEKITPSEEKKDSVSKDTVIEESQKDVEDTIWVETENMIAGINEKGGNIISIKMKKYLYTEGNRKGEYVDLIPQNSEGGAQISVAGESLKDKIFKYNGESEKKVEIEKGNKKDLVFEHTLKNGDVIKKIFSFMGEGYQIGMKVSGTQLSGERIGVSWLSGIEESETSGSQPEQRIVHYSDGSSVQHINMRKTEKEEITGNYRWIGVTSKYFFISIVSDSVRDADLTIKGFETDAKGKNRKSIKSINYEISYTNSANENTESYWFYTGPNQLETLKSFNLKFEKILFSVTGWTRWFFYADKWFPWLAEFTLWLLLVLYNLVKDFGVAILLITILSRVVTYPMTQSSTKSMSRMKDIQPKVEAIRKRYKNNPRKMNEEIMAVYRQEGINPLNPGCLPLFLQMPIFIALFVVLRKAIELRGAGTWVIPWVNDLSRPESLISLTSIFPQGIPLYGTSIALLPIIMAVLTYFQNKMTIKDPNQKAMIYFMPVFMLVLFNNFPAGLVLYWTASSALGLLQQYYIEKKNKKSVAEATAKKK